Part of the Natrialbaceae archaeon AArc-T1-2 genome, CGGAGGATAGCGAAGAGGACGCGGGCGACGGCACGAACGGGGCCGGAACCGTCGCTCGAGGCGGCCGACGGAGCGTCGACGCGGCGGGGACCGGGCATTCGTCTGCCGTTCGTCGGCCGAGGACAAGTCAGTGCCGTTGACTCGCGGACAGTGCGAGCAATCTCGTCGCGGCGGACGACGGCTCGAGTGCAGTCCGTGTGTCGATCCGTTCGGACGGGTATCGTACGGACCGTTGTACGTCTGTACCGGCGCAACCGCGACCGTTCTGGGTTGCACCGGTACATCGGTACAGCAATCCGTATCAGCCCGTCTCGCCGAATATCGTCTCGTGGACGCCGACGACCAGTCCTGGCACGACGGCCATGAAGAGGTGTTCCTCGAGCGGGATACCGGCGACGTCGATCCCCGTCCGGAGATCGATCGAGAAGACACCGACGGCGAGGGTGTACCGGTCCCAGAGATACGCGATCGGATACAGCGCAGCGATCGTGACGGCGGCCCTGTCTATGGCGTCGGCACGCCACAGGAGGGCGGCGGCGACCGTCCCCCAGACGACCTCCGTGACGAGGTAGGTGTACCGGCCGAAGACGCTAATGTCGGGAACCATGACACACCGATTCGACGGCCATCCGGAAAAAGGCGTGTGCTCGCCACACAGTCACCCAGACGTGTGCGGGCGGTACGTTGAATACCGTCGCGCGAGTAGCCTCGCGCGAAACGATGGATATCGCCGAGATCGCCACCACGGACTACGTCGAGGTCGATGCCGGGACGCGAATGGGACAGGTTCGTTCTCTCTTCGAAAACGGAAATCCGAAGGGGCTCATCGTCACGAACGACGGTGAGTACGAGGGAGTGATCGGCGAGCGCGAGGTGCTTCAGTCACACGTCGAAGACGACGCCACGGTGGCGGCGCTCACGAAACCGAGCCGGACGGATCCGGCCCCGACGGTCGGCCGAGAGGAAAACGTCCGCGAGGTCGCCCGCAAACTCATCGAGGGGAACGCAAAGATCGCACCCGTCATGGAGAACGACGACCTCTGGGGGATCGTCAGCACGGACGCCATCCTCGAGGGCGTCCTCGAGAATCTCGACGCGATCACCGTCGCGGACGTCTACACCGACGATCCGGTCACGCTCGAGGAAGACGACGGCATCGGGAAGGCGATCAACTACCTGCGAGAACACGGCATCTCCAGGCTGCCCGTGCGCAACGAGAACGGCTATCTCACCGGTGTCGTGACGACCCACGACATCGCCGACTTCGCCATCCGGAAAAACGAGACGACGACGACCGGCGACCGCGTCGGCGACACCGACCGAATGCTCGACGTGCCGGTCTACGACATCATGAACAGCCCCGTCGAGACGGCCTCGATCGAGGAGACCGCCCGCGAGGCCGTCGAACGGATGCTCGAGAGCGACTACGGCGGGCTCGTGGTCACGCCCGACCACGACGACCGCGCCATCGAAGGCATCATCACCAAGACCGACGTGCTCCGGGCGCTTACCTACACCGAACGCGAGCACATGGACGTCCAGATCACGAACATCTCACTGATCGATACGATCTCGCGTCAGTCGATCGTCCAGCACATCGAGGAAGTCTCCGATAAGTACGCCGACATGCAGGTGTTTCACGCTCACGTGCGCTTTCACGAACACAAGGAGAAACTGCGTGGCACGCCGCTTATCGCCTGCCAGATCCGCCTGCGGACCAACAAGGGCCAGGTCGCCGGCTCCGGCGAGGGCTACGGCGCGGAGAACGCCTTCCGGGTCGCGATGGACAAACTCGAGCGCAACGTCCTCGAGCTGAAAGGGCTCGAACACGACGAGGAGTATCGCGGCCAGTTGTTGCGAAAGCTGAACGAGCTGTAGGCGTCGGCGCTCGGTCCGCGTTTCGTTTCGTCCGTCCACACACGGTCGAAGCGTACGGACGGGAGGTGCCGATCGAGTCGTCGTGATTATTTATCTATGCGAATATGTTCGCCCGGATTCTCTCGAGATAGGAATCGACTCCAACCACTTATATCTCGAATCTGGGTTTGAGTATCATGAACAAGAACAAATACCGACGGCGTATCGAAGACGGCGAATCCGCGACGGTGGCAGTCACGAGAGCCGTTGCGAGAGTCAGCAACACTCCTAGCGAAGAGCTTCCCACGCTCTATGGATCGATACCCACGAACGCCCTCGATGCGCTCGTCGACCGCGGCGACGACGTGCAGATTCGATTCGAGTACGACGGCTTCGACGTCGAGGTGACGGCGGAGGAAGTTCGCCTCGAGAAACGCCACTAGCGACTCGTCGCCGGTCGTTCCGGAACCGACTCTGCGAACGCGACACGTCCGAAGCGTCGGTTACACTCTCTCCGTCGCATCGCTCCCTTCGAGTCCCGTCTCCGTGATTCGGAACTGGACGGACTCGCCGGCGGGTTTCGAGCGGTGTTTCGCGAGCGTCGCCCGACGGTTGCCGCCACGGAAGCGCTCGAGGCGGACGACGGCTCCGGTCCAGTGTTCTAAGGTGTTGCCGCCAAGCGGCCGGGTTCGGTCGGCGTCGGGGTCGGCGAACACCTGGTTTGTGACGACGACCGCCAGATCGTGTTTGCGTGCAAGCGAGAGCAGGTGTGTCACCTGTCGCGTGACCCGTCGTAAGGCGTCGCCTTCTGCGTCGTCGTCGCCGCGTTCGAGCCGGTAGAAGCCGGTCGCGCTGTCGAGGACGATCAGGTCCGCCCGGTCGGCGAACTCCTCGGCGTCCCGGACGGCTTCTGCCTGCTCGTCGAAATCGAGGGCGTCCTCGATCACGATCCGGGACGCGACCGCCTCGACGTCGTCGGTTCGGGCCTCGAGCAGCTGGTGAAACCGATCGACGGAGACGCCTTCGGTGTCGACGTAGACCGTCGTCCCCCCGGCGGCGGCAGCCTCGATCGAGCCGCTCAACGCGAGATTCGTCTTGCCGGACGCCGGCGGGCCGTACAGCTGGGTCACGGTGCCGCGTTCGAACCCTCCCCCCAACAGTTCGTCGACCGGCGCACAGCCGGTCGGAATCGCCTCGTCGTTCACGCCCGGACCTGAGGTGCAGGCGAGCAAAAAGCTCCCGGACACGCGTCGTCCGTGCGGAACACGTTTATCCGCCGGCGACGCAACTGCATCCGTGATCGTCGTCGCCACCGATGACTTCGAAGTCTACCACGGCGTCGTCAACGAGCTGCGCGAACGCGGCGTGACGTTCACGACGATCGAACCCGACGAGGAGCTTCCCGAGCGAACGAGCGTCGTCGTCACCGACGCCGAGTACGCCGGGGCCTTTCCCGAGGCACAGACGGTCGTCGCCGACCCCGACGGGGCGAGACGAGCCGTCGACGGCGCGCTCGCGACGCTTCGGAGCGGGAGTGGCCGCACCGTCGTCGGCGTCGACCCCGGCCGAAAGCCAGGCATCGCCGTTCTCACCGGCGAGACCGTCGTCGCGGCGTTTCAGGTTCCGCTGGCCGACGCCGTCGACGTCGTCGAACGCGAGATCACCGACGCTCCCGATCCAGTCGTCAGGATCGGCGACGGCGCACGTCTCCAGGGAGCACAGCTGATCACCGACCTCGAGGACGTCCGGGTCGAACTCGTCGACGAAACCGGGACGACGCCCTACCTGGGGACCGGAACGCGGGGGATGGGCGACGTGCTCGCGGCGGTCAACATCGCCCGCCTCGAGGGCGAGCCAGTCGACGCCCGCGAGATCGAGCCGACAGAAGGCGAACTCCGCCGGATCAAGGAACGCTCGCGCGAACACAGCGAGACGAACCGGGCGATCGACGACGGGCTCGCCAGACGCGTCGCTGCCGGCGAGTTGACGATCGGAGAGGCACTTTCCGAACATCGGCGACGGGATACCGACACCGATCTCGAGCCAGAGCCCGGCGACGAGAACGGTTGAACGCCAGTCGTCGTCCGTTTCCCGATCCCGGAACGTCGTCCTCGACCCCGGCAAAAAATAACGATCGTCGGAGTCACCCGGTCGCGCTCGAGCGGCCGTCACCGACGGTGACAGACCGCGAGATGGGACCGGGTTTCAGCGTCCGTTGACCGACACTGTCGCGTCGTCGACTCACCGCTTTGTGTGCAGTCCGAGCATCGCAGCGGCGAGCATTGCGACGAGGGCGACGGCGACGCCGAATCCGGGCATCGCCTCCTCTTTCGTTTCGTCGGCCGCTTCGGTATCGGCTTTCTCGTCGTCGTAGTCGTTCGTGGCCTCGTCTTTCTTATCGTCTTTCTCGGCCTCGTCTTTCTTATCGTCTTTCTCGGCCTCGTCTTTCTTATCGTCTCGTTCGTCGTCGATCGACCCCTCTTCGACTGCCGTCGCCTCACTCGAGGCGATCTGGACGTTCTCGTTTTCCTGTATAGTCATCTGGAACGCGGAGGCGTTACCGTCGTCCTCGGCGACTGCGAGCGCGTTGTTCGAGTTCTGGTTCACCTGCGTCACGTCCTGGCTCTGTTCGATCTCCGCGGTCGAGTACTGATCGACGTCGTTGAGCTGGTCGTTGTCGCCGTCGTAGTCGAAGGTGGTCCGGTCGGCGTCCTCGACGCCGTCACCGCCGATCGTCGCGCTCGTCGTTTCGGTCAGCACGGCTCCATCGTAGTCGTATCCGTCCTCGTACTCGCAGTCGTCGGTCGCGTCCTCGAAGAAGACGTTCAGCGCCTCGGCGGAGCCGACCTGCGCGTTGACGTTCTGCTGGAAGGTCAGCTGGATCGCTTCGGCCTCGCTGCCGTTCGTAGCGATCGCCGTGGCCGAACTGTTGAGTTCGACGTTCAGCTGCTCGGCGCTTTGGTACTGCGTGACGCTGGCCTCGGCAGTCTGGCTCACGTCACCGTCGTGGGGATCGTCGTCGTTCTTGTCCGTTGGCTTGGGATACTCCGTGCTATCCTGGTCCACGACGTCGGTGCCGCCGTCGGTGTTCGCGGTCGCGACGTTCATCCCAGCGGCGTCCATCAGGACGTTCATCGCTTCGGCCGTGCCGATCTGTTCGTTGAGGTTCGACTGTTCGGCGATCTGGGCAGCCGTCGCAACGGAGTCTTCACCCACCGCGATCGCGACTGCGCTTCCGTCGAAGGAGTTCACCTGGTCGACTTCCTGAATCTGTTCGACGTCTGCGTCGGCCGATTGCTGGGCGTTCGGGCGGTCGTCGTCGCCTTTCTTGTGCTCGTCGTATCGGTCCGTCTCCCCGTCCTCGAGGTCGCTGGCGTAAACGTTCGTCGCGTTCGCCGAGCCCTCCTGGAGGTTCAGGTTGGACTGTTGGGTCTGTTGCAGCGCATTCGCCGTACTCTCGTTTTCGGCGAGCGCAAACGCGGTGGTGTTCTGGTTGACGTTCGCCTGGCTCACGTCCTGCGTCTGGGAGACAGCCGCTTCGGCGGCCTGGGTGACCGTCGAGTCACCGTCGTCGACGATTCCCCAGCCGTCGAACTGCTTGTCGGAGCCGTTGCCCACGACCACGTAGACGTTACCGACGTCCTCGAACGTCGTCTCGTGGTTCTCCGCGGTGGCGTCAGCTTCCTGTACGTTGTCATTTTGCTGGGCCACGTCCTGGATGGCCGTCGCATCACCGCCATCGATCGAGATGGCGACGGCTTGACCCTGTTCGTGGACGTTCACCTGGCTAACGTCCTGGTACTGGACGACCTCCGCGTTCGCGTCGTCGCTCGGGTTGTCGTCTGCGTACTTCTCGATGTATTCCTCGAGACTCTCGTCGTCGAAGTCGGCACCGAACGAGAGGTAGAGATCCTCTCCGTTCTCCATCGCGTGTACGTCGCTCGTCGGAGCTGTACCGTCGTTCGCGCCGGCGGGGATGGCCATCCCGGTCATAGCGATGGCCACCATCGCGGCGACGAGAACCGTCGTGAATCGTATGCTACGTTTCATGTGTTTGTCGCAACAGCATTGATACGACCCGTGAGAGTCGCCGATTGCTGAACGTCTGCGACGCGAACCGGTCTATTTCGATGACCGTCTTTGTTATCTGGAAGCTGCCATGAGCA contains:
- a CDS encoding lycopene cyclase domain-containing protein, encoding MVPDISVFGRYTYLVTEVVWGTVAAALLWRADAIDRAAVTIAALYPIAYLWDRYTLAVGVFSIDLRTGIDVAGIPLEEHLFMAVVPGLVVGVHETIFGETG
- a CDS encoding CBS domain-containing protein produces the protein MDIAEIATTDYVEVDAGTRMGQVRSLFENGNPKGLIVTNDGEYEGVIGEREVLQSHVEDDATVAALTKPSRTDPAPTVGREENVREVARKLIEGNAKIAPVMENDDLWGIVSTDAILEGVLENLDAITVADVYTDDPVTLEEDDGIGKAINYLREHGISRLPVRNENGYLTGVVTTHDIADFAIRKNETTTTGDRVGDTDRMLDVPVYDIMNSPVETASIEETAREAVERMLESDYGGLVVTPDHDDRAIEGIITKTDVLRALTYTEREHMDVQITNISLIDTISRQSIVQHIEEVSDKYADMQVFHAHVRFHEHKEKLRGTPLIACQIRLRTNKGQVAGSGEGYGAENAFRVAMDKLERNVLELKGLEHDEEYRGQLLRKLNEL
- a CDS encoding HalOD1 output domain-containing protein, translating into MNKNKYRRRIEDGESATVAVTRAVARVSNTPSEELPTLYGSIPTNALDALVDRGDDVQIRFEYDGFDVEVTAEEVRLEKRH
- the radB gene encoding DNA repair and recombination protein RadB, coding for MNDEAIPTGCAPVDELLGGGFERGTVTQLYGPPASGKTNLALSGSIEAAAAGGTTVYVDTEGVSVDRFHQLLEARTDDVEAVASRIVIEDALDFDEQAEAVRDAEEFADRADLIVLDSATGFYRLERGDDDAEGDALRRVTRQVTHLLSLARKHDLAVVVTNQVFADPDADRTRPLGGNTLEHWTGAVVRLERFRGGNRRATLAKHRSKPAGESVQFRITETGLEGSDATERV
- a CDS encoding PGF-CTERM sorting domain-containing protein gives rise to the protein MKRSIRFTTVLVAAMVAIAMTGMAIPAGANDGTAPTSDVHAMENGEDLYLSFGADFDDESLEEYIEKYADDNPSDDANAEVVQYQDVSQVNVHEQGQAVAISIDGGDATAIQDVAQQNDNVQEADATAENHETTFEDVGNVYVVVGNGSDKQFDGWGIVDDGDSTVTQAAEAAVSQTQDVSQANVNQNTTAFALAENESTANALQQTQQSNLNLQEGSANATNVYASDLEDGETDRYDEHKKGDDDRPNAQQSADADVEQIQEVDQVNSFDGSAVAIAVGEDSVATAAQIAEQSNLNEQIGTAEAMNVLMDAAGMNVATANTDGGTDVVDQDSTEYPKPTDKNDDDPHDGDVSQTAEASVTQYQSAEQLNVELNSSATAIATNGSEAEAIQLTFQQNVNAQVGSAEALNVFFEDATDDCEYEDGYDYDGAVLTETTSATIGGDGVEDADRTTFDYDGDNDQLNDVDQYSTAEIEQSQDVTQVNQNSNNALAVAEDDGNASAFQMTIQENENVQIASSEATAVEEGSIDDERDDKKDEAEKDDKKDEAEKDDKKDEATNDYDDEKADTEAADETKEEAMPGFGVAVALVAMLAAAMLGLHTKR